In the genome of Arachis stenosperma cultivar V10309 chromosome 6, arast.V10309.gnm1.PFL2, whole genome shotgun sequence, the window CTGTGAACTACTCTTTTGTTGTGTCTTCGTTCTATGAACTGCTTCCTGGCTCGTTGTTTAATAGCTGAgatttctctttcttcttccacAAGATCCAACTCGACTATTTGAGCTTGCGAGTTGTTTGATTGATTGTAAAGCTCGGCTCTTAACGTCGGGATGCTGACCTTAATTGGGATCAGTGCTTCTGCGCCATATACCAGTTTGAAAGGAGTCTCTCCTGTAGCAGATTGAATGCTGGTGTTGTAGTCCCATAGTATTTCTGGGATAAGGTCGGCCCACTCTCCTTTAGCCTCGCCGAGCTTTTTCTTTAATCCCTGCAAGATGATTCTGTTAGCTGATTCAACTTGCCCGTTGgtttgtgggtgctcgactgaacTGAAATGATGTTTTATGTTGAAATTTGTTAGAAAAGCAGTGAGTTTATGGTCTGTAAATTATCTTCCATTATCTGAGATTATCTCTCTTGGAATACCGTATCTACATATAATGTTTTTCCATAAGAAAGATCGCACTTTTTCTGCAGTTATATGTGCTAGTGGTTGTGCTTCTATCCACTTAGAGAAATAGTCCATTGATACTAAGAGGAACTTTACCTGGCCTGGCGCTTTCGGAAAAGGTCTGAGGATATCCAATCCCCACCTATCGAAAGGCCAGCTTACCTCTATGGAGTGGAGCTCCTCGGCTGGGGTCTTTGAGAGGGTGGCGTGTTTTTGACAGTTATCACATGCTTTGACTTTTGAAATACAGTCCCTTTTTTATCGTCGGCCAATAGTATCTTGTTCGCAGTATCTTTGCGGCTAATGCTCGGCCACCGATGTGGTTTCCATAAACCCCTTCGTGCGTTTCTGCCATGACATCCTTGGCTTCTTCCTTGCTGATGCATTTGAGGAGTTGTTGGGAGTGTCCTCGTCTGTATAGGGTGTTTCCGAGCAATGTATAGAAACTTGCTCTTCTTCGGAAAAGCGGCAAGTTCGGCTCCTCGTTTGGCACGGCACATGTGTTGATGTAATTGAGAAAAGGTGTTCTCCAATCTGGTACCTGTATGATGCTTGATATTGTGTCCTGCTCAAAGCTTGGTTTGTTGAGTGTTAGTTGTGATAGGGCCGGTGTGTTTTCTGCCTGCCTTGTTGTGGCTAACTTGGATAACACATCGGCTCTGGTGTTTTATTCTCGGTTTAcatgaataatatcaaatttaCTGAACTTTGAGATGAGATCCTTTGTTATGAGCCAATATTTCTCTAGCAAAGGATCTTTTACCTGGTACTCGCCCTTGATTTGATGTACTACAAGTGATGAGTCGCAGTAGGTTGTTATCTGAGGTATTCTGAGTTGCTGGGTGAGCTTCAATCCTGCTAGCAGAGCTTCATATTCCGCTTGGTTGTTGCTTGCATTGAAGCGAAATTGTAGTGATTATTCGGCTATCACTTTCTCTCCCTCTTTTAGCAGTACCCCAGCTCCGCTTCCTTCTCTGTTTGATGCTCCATCCACATGTATACTCCAATTGGCTGTTGGCTGTTGCATTTCATTAGTCATTTCTGATATGAAGTCAGCAAGTATTTGTGACTTTAGAGTCTTTCTTGACTCGTACTGAATGTCGAACTCGGAGAGTTCGACCGACCATTTTGTTAACCGTCCGGTGAGCTCAGGTCTGGTTAATATCTGCCTCAGTGGTTGGTCTGTTCGTACTATAATTGTGTGGCTCTGGAAGTAATGTCGCAGTCTTCTTACCGTGGTGATTAATGCTAGTGCTAGCTATTCTATATTCGGATACCTTGTTTTTGTTAGTTGTAGTACTCTACTGATGAAGTATACTGGGTTTTGCTTTCTCCCTGTTTCAATTACTAGTACCGAGCTTATAGCATGGTTAGATattgataaatataaatacaacGGCTCACTGGCCTTAGGTATCTGGAGTATTGGTAGTGATGCTAAGAGCTGTTTGAGTTCCGTAAAGGAGTTTTCACATTCGTCTGTCCATGTGAATTTCTTGTGTTTAGAGAACGTCTGGAAAAAGTGATAAGATCGGTTTCCCACTACAGGTAGCAAATGTGATAGGGCGGCTATTCTCCCTGCTAATTTCTGGACTTCTTTTACTGTCTTTGGGCTTGTCATGCTCAGCACTGCATTGCATTTCTCTGGGTTGGCTTCTATACCTCATGAGGTTAGCATGAAGCCAAGGAATTTTCCTCCTTGGACTCCAAAAGCACATTTGTCCGGATTGAGCCTCATGTTATATGCTCGAAGTTGGTTGAAAACTTCTACTAAGTCATCACAATGTGACCCTTGTGCAGCCGTTTTTGCTACCATATCATCCACATAGACGTCCATATTCCGCCCTATCTGTTGTTGGAATACTTTGTCTATTAATCTTTGATACGTCGCACATGCATTCTTTAGGCCAAAAGGCATTATCTTGTAACAAAAATTTCCATGTTCTGTTATAAAAGCTGTTTTGCTTTAGTCTTCTGGGTGCATCAAAATCTGGTTATACCCagagtatgcatccataaaaCTCAAGGATTTGAAACCAGAAGCGTTATCAACTAACTTATCAATGCAAGGTAATGGATATGCATCTTTAGGGCAAGCTTTGTTTAAATTTGTAAAGTCAACGCACATGCGCCATTTACCTGAACTTTTCCTTACCATTACCACGTTTGATAGCCATGTGGTGAAGCGGATTTCTCTGATGAAATATGCGTTGAGGAGTTTCTTGGTCTCTTCAAGTGCTGCttgtttcttctcttctctGAGGTTTCTTTTCTTCTGTGCCACTGGTCGGATTGTTTTGTCAATTGCTAATTTGTGGCAGATGACTTCTGGACTTATTCCCGGCATGTCGTCTGGTGTCCATGCAAATAGATTGGCGTTCTGGCGCAATATTTGTATAAGTCTTGCTCGTTCCTTCCCTTCTAGGGCTTTTTCGATGTATGTGTATTGCTTTTCATCTGCTGTTAATGTTATTTGGTGAAGGTTGTCAATTGGTTGGGGTCTTTCGCTGAGGTCTTCTCTCGGGTCGAGATCAGCTAACATCGTGGCTTCGGCCGAGCTATGTATAGCTTGGACCTGGGGCCGAGCTATTTCCTTCTTATGGACTTGCTTTAGACAGGCATTGTAGCACTGCCGAGCTTCTTGGTGATCGGTGTACACTGTGGCTATCTTGTTTTCCTGCACTAGAAACTTGACACACATGTGTAATGTGGACACTACCGCTTTGAATATATTCAAGGCGGGTCTCccaattataatattataaggGCTATAACAGTCTACTATTAGGTACTGAATATCAATGGACTTCGACATAGGGATCTCTCCCATTGTGGTCCTTAGCCATATATGTCCCATGATGGGGACCCTTTCTCCGGAGAACCCAATTAGCTCTCTTGAGGAGGGTTGTATTAGTTTTTCTGATAACTTCATCTTTTTAAAggtagaataaaataaaatatcagcGCTACTACCTGGGTTCAGTAGTGTTTTTCTTACCAATAGCTCTCTGACCTGAATGGAGACCACTACTGGGTCGTCGAGATTAGGGCTTGCCGATGTGAAGTCTGCTTGGTTGAAGGATATCGTGACATCTGGGTCCTTCTCCTTCTTTGGCTGCAGTGTTCCCTCGATTGCCAGCATCGCCCTGTAGCTTCGCTTTCTGGCCGAGTTTGTTTCACCTCTGCCTGCGTACCCTCCTGATATGTGGCTAATGATTCCTCTTGGTGGATTAGGAGTTGTTTGCTCTTTTTTGTTCTTATCTGTCACTGTTTGTTTGCTCTCCTCTCTGTCCGAGTTTGCTCTTCTGACTTTCCGGCTCTCGACGTATTTATCCAAAAGCCCTTGGCGTGCCAGCCTTTCTAGGAGGTCTTTCGCGACGATACAGTCATCCGTGGTATGCCCGAACTTCTGGTGGAAGGCGCAATGTTTGTTTCTATCCACGAACCTTTGGTCTTGGTAGTTCCCTGCTCGAGCTGGTGGCTTCATGATTTTGGCATTCAAGATTTCTTTGATGATGTTCTCTCTTTTGGTGTTAAATCTAGTGTACGTATTATATTTTGGCGCGAGCTTGAAAAGTTTCTTTGTGTTCCTGTTGCTTGGTGATCTGCGAGCCTTTTCCTCATCTCTTTGATGTGGCTGTTTATTCGACTTTTGGGCCTCACAGAGCTCTTCAATCTCCATTTGACCTGTGGCCCTTTTTCGAAACTCTTCCAGTGTTTTTGGCTTTGTTATCGCAATAGTCTCCCGGAATTTGCCAAGTCTGAGGCCAGCTTTGAGAGCATGCAAGTGGACAACCAGATCCAGGTCTTGGATCTCCATAGTGGCCTCAACGAACCTAGTCATGTAGTCCTTCAAGCTCTCGTGCTGATCTTGTTTGATGGTTCCGAGATAATCTGATCCATGTACGTATATCTTTGACACAGCAAAGTAATCAATAAATAACCTGGCTAGATCCTCAAAGGAGGAAATTGAACCTGCAGACAGTTTAGAAAACCAGAGTAATGCAGCACCATCGAGGTAAGTAGGAAATGCTTGGCAGAGGACGGGCTCATTGTTAGAACCGTTGAAGAACATCATGGATTGGAACTTTTTCACGTGGGCTTGGGGATCTCCGAACCCCTTGTATGGTTCAACCGCGGAGGGTAGTGCAAAGTTCTTTGGCATCTAGTAATTTGTGATCTCCTCGGAGAAAGGGTTGTCGAGGGTAAGCTTCTCCTTTGGCGGGGTGATGTTTAAGGGATCTGTGGTGCCTTGGACCGAGCTTTTGGAGCTTTCTCCATTATTCTGCGTAGAAAGCTCGGCTATCCTCCGTACTTCCGCCTGAAGTTCGACGATTCAAGCCAGAGCTCAGCTTGTGTGAGTTATGGACTTTTCTTGTCAGCCATGTTCGAGGATTGGGAATCCTGCAAAATAGAGTAGAAGACTAAACGAAGGAAAAAGTGGAGTTAGATGTATTCGGCCCCACGGTGGGCACCAAGTGATTCGTCCGAGTACTGAGGTGGCCGAGCTTGAGCACTTCCGAGTAAGCTGACAGCAGAGAGGAAGAGATGTACGTCGGCCAAGACCAAACACCGCGGCGGGAATACCTGCAAAAGATACTTCGATACTCAAGTTAGTGATAGTGAGTGAGAGTAGTTAAATGAATATGAAAACTGAGAAATAGAACCTGATCCTTAGCTGAGAATATTAGTTCGGCTTTATAGGAGTTGTTTTACCCGTTTACTGTGGATAAATCCTAGTTTGTAGGTCGGTTATCATATTCTGTTTTGGTGATTAGGTTTGTTGAGCACGTCTTCTATTTTTCAAATGGCTTCGGCCGAGCTTATCTGCTCACGTGCCGAACTTTTCGGGCGGCCGAGGATAAGGGTGACGTATCacttttaatttgaaaaaaaatatatatcataatcaaaatttttaattttgaaaaaaacttAGTTTGATTTATTTTGGTTGAGAAAGAATGTTGGAGACTTGAATACTAGACGGACAGCAAGCATGGCTTCTTCAACATTGTCGGCGACAATGACAACCATTGTTAAACCAAactaaattttttcaaaattaaggAGTTGAGAGCACCATTTCTACTACACTATTGTTAAATATGACTTATTTCTGTGTTTTCCTGTGTACTTCTATATATTTTTGGAGATCATGATAATAGTTGTCATTGCCGCCAGAGATTGTCCAGTGTTCAACTTTTCAACTTTTCTTTTTACCGGTATTTATAGAGGAAAACGAAATGAAATTCGTTGAGGGGATGCAGCGAATTCTATAAAAATATAGAAGTTCGTCCGGAATGTGGcgaatattataaaaattagtgAGGTTCGCACAGGGTGTGGCTAACTCAACCTAAATGCCAAAAAAATGTATTTCCAAGAATTAAAGACcgattaattttttgaaaaataattattttttttaatttagaataaataaatcCTATGTGTCtatgtaatatttttataaagcGTAATAGAATATTTTGCTtcctaattatattttttcaaggattaaatatcttctatttttttttttttttgaaagtgATAAATCAATTTTCATCTAATATCTCCTTTAGGCACATTAGTTCTTGTGCCAGAAAGCTAATAGAGTTTGTGCCCTTTTTGGAAAATTTGAGATGTGTGACGTTTTCATGGAATCAATTATCaacttttaaatatatttttaaaattaggctaataaaacttataaaaaattatgattgAGTATATTAGGGTTAAATATATATTTGGTCtttgtatatataaattaataactaatgaattgaatttttaaatataagaGTGTTTTTTGTAAACATATGATACTACATTATTAGCTATCAACTATTTGAAAATTGTTCATATCTGAGTTTATAGAATATAAATCCAACGTACACTCTTTTTAGCAGATAAACTACGTTTGAAATTGGGCCACGCAAAGTTAATCCAATGGTGACAAATTCAATCCAACTGTGTATGtaataagaattaaaattttcatcGAATTATCTTTTGAATTAAGAAATACCgtaaaatatatgtataaatttaATAGCGATTAATTcctgaatttattattttaccgAGTTTTTCACGTTAGATGAGCCAAATTATTTGGGCAAAGTGGCTTTACAAAAAGACCAACGGAGTATATAGTTCTTacattcatttaattttttgttgaaaatcAAGTTGTCCACTTGCCCTTcgtgaaataaaaataagagaccAAAAgagtgtttattttatttattcaattttaaataCACGGTGTAATACAAATACATTATTCACAAAGCTAAAAGTGATGATACAGAATTTCTATAATCTAGCATTTCATTTTCCTATCctaaaaaattgttaaattagAATATATTTTCTCTGGTACTCCTATGCATATCCGAAGAGTAAAAATCCATAAACCATATGTACTTGTTAAGCTACTTGAAGCTTGGGAATTAAGGTGAAGAACTTGAGGAGAAATTATCTACAACTTGTTCTTCTAAGCAATTCAAGTACCTGTAATGCTTCTGCAGGAGTTCCTCTATGTCATCAACACCAATGATCTTGTTCTCTTGGAGAAACTCTGCAACATAGTTGTTTGTTTTCTCCACTGATATTGTCTTATCCAATGTGTAAATATCATCCAGCACATTAGCATTTCTATAGAGTTGAACCATGCATGCATAATGCTCCAACAAAGGTGTTATACCATAATGTTGTGTCATGAGATTGAAATACTTCTGACCTTGTTCAAGATCATTCAATTGAAGGCATGCATTCAGAACACCAACAAATGTGATAGCATCAGGAACTTCATTTGACTTATTATTCAACATTTCCTCAAAAAGTTCCAATGCTTCATTCCTCAATCCATGCACACCCAAGCTAGTGATCATTGTGTTCCACGTGGCTAAGTTCTTGGCCTCCATGGTATCGAAAACTTGCCTTGCATCATCTAAACTGCCACATTTGCTGTACATGTCTATAAGAGCAGTACCCAAGAAAGGATCAAGTTTGAAGTCATTGTTGAAAGCATAATCATGAATCCATTTACCCAATTTGAGGCTACCCATTTCAGCACAAGCCTTGATCAAGCTCACAAGGGTGAACTCGTTGGGATGCACACCATCAAGTCGCATTCTTTCAAACAAGTCAAAGGCCTCCATTGGCTGCTGGTGTCTCACATACCCATCAATCATCGCCGTCCACGAAACAACATTCTTAGAAGGCATTTCCTCAAACAATCTCCGAGCAGCCTCGAGTCGTCCGCAAGCAACTAGACCTCCAATCGCCGTGGTCCAAGAAACAACCTCCTGCACGCGCATTTTATCGAACACCTTGTGTCCATTATCAGCATCCTCACATTTGAAGTAAAGATTCATCATAGTGTTCTGCACATAGGTGTCATTCCAAAACCCCATTTTGATTGCTAAAGCTTGCACAACTTTTCCAAAATCAGTTGCTGAAGAAGCAATGCAAGCATTAATCACAAAAGGGTATGTGAACTTGTCAAGTTCAATGCCCTTTGACACCATAATAGTGAACAAAATAAGAGCTTTTTCAGGGGAACCAAACCTAGTGTATgctctaatcatcacattccaAGTGAAGGTATCTGGGGAATTGAGTTGCTCAAAAACCAATTTGGCATAGTTCAATTTGCCATAAGAGGAAGAAATTTGAATGAGGTTCCTAATGAGTAATTGATCATGTGTGAGGCCATAACGGATTATTCTTCCATGAACTTGCTTGAGATGCTTGAAATTGGAGCACCTTTGGAGATAGAAAAGTGCTTCTTTTGAACCAAATTTTGGTCTTTGGGTaccaaaataaacataattaatatCTGGGGTGCAGAAACATGCTACCTTCATGTCATGCCCAGTTCCAAATTTTGCTTTCTGTTGTTGTTGCCAATGCCAAATTGGGAAGCTTCAGAACACACCAAAATtgtaaaaaagagaaaaagaaaaaaaaagaagaaaaatgcatATACACACATGCATATATggaaacaaacaacaaaaagGATATGGTGAAAAAATTGCTACACGCATGACCTCGCAAAATGGTTGAATCATGGATGATGGACCCTCTGGATAAGGTTGCATTTATTTGTCAAAGTgcatgaaaaaggaaaaagaaaaaagaaaattcaaatgGATTAATGGTTCAGCACAATAAAAGATTGATTAGTGGGTTGTTATCTATGTAAGGCAAAtttctaatatttatttttggggATAAGTgacttaattatttatttaacttaaattattttttaataataatatttcataataaataaataaataacttaattaCACTAAGTTTGTTAAAttatatcattaaataattttttatatgtaataaattttattaattcaatAATTGAATTATATCATATTATCGTGATAATTAAGTTGatcaaattttctaaatttagaCATCAATAAATAggattttttttctcaaataaaataaaaaaataattaatttccCAAACCCCacttttcatttttaatttttaggatatgattttttttataattaggGCAAGTTCATTGTACCCGGCGAAGTTCATTGCAGACGACATTCTTAGTTCCAGATCAATAAATAATAGCTTAGTTAGAGTTAAATTTTTTGCTTACTTAGAATTAAGTTTTTTAGCTTAGTTAGCATAACTGTTGACAtgttagttaaaataattagttatagATTGTTTGTTAGTTAGAGTTACAGATAACATGTTAGTTAGATtacttttaattatatttttgttagttaaaatttgttatgtaattatttttaagtaTACCTGTTGTTTATTGTTTATAACATGTTAATTAGTATAACAAAGTAAattgttagttagtttagttagaaTAATTAGTTTAAGTTGTGACTTAGAAGGTAATTAGTGGAAGAATTAATCAAGTTTAATTGGATGagaaaaattttgatttgaaaaatttagaGTTCAGTTagttatttattaattaattaggtAGTTGACCGCGTCAGTTAGTTGGAGCAGAATTagaattattaaatttataagccgagttaaataattaaatatattttttatttaataatttggTTTACGTAGAAGGAGGTGAGTTCAGTGTTTGTGATGTTATTTTACTAGATTGTACTTAGATGGAAGAGCAACTGTTAGGTTACGAAGGTGAGATGTATAGATTGGATCACGTTAAGCACATTGCTGGCAAGCATGATAGAGTGGTACGCTTTTTTAAGtggtttttattttgttataattaattaGCAGAAAAACTCTTATTTTATGTGCTAACCGTCCctcttttttgtgttttttgtttccGTTTGATGGCATGGCCGCCGGAGCAAATTAGGCCATATCTCAGATGAGCTGGGTTTGAGTATGTGGCCTATATGGTCAAGTTCAAGCACGATTAACAGCTTGCATCGCCTTTGATAGAGAAGTGGAGACTTGAGTCCCACACGTTTCATCTACCGTGCGGGGAGATGACTATCACCCTGCAGGACGTACCTACCAGCTGGGGCTTAGGATTGACGGTGATCCTGTGAATGGGTGCATTGATGGGTGGGAGCAGCACCATCAGAGACGCACGATTGAGGAGTTATGTGAGCAGATACTCGGGGTTGTTCCGGGCCCAGATATCTTATTTACGTTTACACACAACTTGCATAGTAAAAAGTATGTAGAAAGTTTTGAATGATATAAATAGAAACAAGTCTGTTGTAAACAACATTTTTAACGAAACGATAATAGTAGCTATGACTgatataaataaacataaacgAAACCTATAACTAACGTCGACTAGAAGACGCCCCCTCCACCATCAAAAGCGGTACAAGTCCTCCGTGTGTGTCCGTTTTGGCGACATAATCAGCACCGCTTCTCGCCGTTATGCTCAACGTCATCCATGTTGTTTTGAATTCTAGAGTTGACGGGCCGATCTCTCTTCACTCTCCTCATCCTCGAGTTGGGCCGAATACGGGATCCGTCATAAGATGGCCAGTCATCCTCATGCCCTATCGGCTAAAACTCTGATTTATAAACATTGAAGACCGACTCCATGCGGTACACAGGATGAACAAAACTCTTCCAATCAAGTCTTGCATGAGAGCAAGTTGCAAGGACGTGACGACAAGGAAGGTGAAGAGCCTGAAAATACCCACAGTCACACGTGCCCTCATTAAACATCACCTGATAATTTTGTTGCCTGGACCTAGGAACTGCCGCTAGCTCTTCATCTATGAAGTTTGTTCTCGATTGATCAAACTGGTAAACATTCATGGTGTTCACGTGCTTGGAGTTGAATTCTATGGCCTTCAACAATGTCTGAGAGAATTCAGCACCGACTTGAAGTTGGGCCAGTACCTTGGAACCCTTCCTTGCAAAAAGTTCATCCAATCGAAAATAACTTGACTTGACGAGAGCGTTGATTGGCAAATTGCGGGACCCCTTCATCACAACATTAATGCACTTGGATATATTCATCGTCATGTGACCAAATCGATGACCCTCATTAGCATACTGTGCCCACTTTGACCATTGCATTTCCTCAAGCTAGTTAGTGATTGCCACGTTTTTGCCCTTCAGCTGACCAAAATAATGCGCAAACTTACACTGTGACTTTGAATACGCTGTGTTAATTAGAACCTTTTCTTCAAGTCTTTGTTCTTAAAGTGGCTCATGAAGTTGGCCGCAATGTGTCTTGT includes:
- the LOC130936074 gene encoding pentatricopeptide repeat-containing protein At3g26630, chloroplastic-like, producing the protein MKVACFCTPDINYVYFGTQRPKFGSKEALFYLQRCSNFKHLKQVHGRIIRYGLTHDQLLIRNLIQISSSYGKLNYAKLVFEQLNSPDTFTWNVMIRAYTRFGSPEKALILFTIMVSKGIELDKFTYPFVINACIASSATDFGKVVQALAIKMGFWNDTYVQNTMMNLYFKCEDADNGHKVFDKMRVQEVVSWTTAIGGLVACGRLEAARRLFEEMPSKNVVSWTAMIDGYVRHQQPMEAFDLFERMRLDGVHPNEFTLVSLIKACAEMGSLKLGKWIHDYAFNNDFKLDPFLGTALIDMYSKCGSLDDARQVFDTMEAKNLATWNTMITSLGVHGLRNEALELFEEMLNNKSNEVPDAITFVGVLNACLQLNDLEQGQKYFNLMTQHYGITPLLEHYACMVQLYRNANVLDDIYTLDKTISVEKTNNYVAEFLQENKIIGVDDIEELLQKHYRYLNCLEEQVVDNFSSSSSP